Proteins encoded by one window of Conger conger chromosome 1, fConCon1.1, whole genome shotgun sequence:
- the LOC133128557 gene encoding myelin-associated glycoprotein-like has protein sequence MPQSIKALHGSCVLIPCRFDIPSKWEKDLPRTTVQWRNEKEDTVMFDSKSQSESHLQGMLTGDLLQKNCTTLLENLPKRARDKYYFRLDEPIKWTFKGTVVELNIRDSPPKPKLTTEKVEVMEGTSVSLSCSAAAPCPKLPPNLTWTPRLSDSVDQLQENEDKTTSVSSVLTFTASHLHHGQNITCRALYTLQQGGNQRMSEASLTLEVQYPPKKTSVSVSPSGSVLEGSSVTLTCSSKASPPVQNYTWYRVNGPEMNTVGTGQNLTFNVTESSGSEQYYCEAQNEHGKENSTTVQLGVDCRFAIMSIICSFECFVKYIFFLLL, from the exons ATGCCTCAGAGTATAAAAGCTCTGCATGGATCCTGTGTGCTGATTCCCTGCAGATTTGATATCCCGTCTAAATGGGAAAAAGATCTGCCACGGACTACAGTACAGTGGCGTAATGAAAAGGAAGATACTGTAATGTTTGATTCTAAAAGCCAATCTGAATCTCATCTGCAAGGAATGTTAACTGGAGACCTGCTGCAGAAGAACTGCACTACACTCCTAGAGAACCTTCCAAAACGTGCTCGTGATAAATATTACTTCAGATTAGATGAACCCATCAAATGGACTTTTAAAGGAACAGTTGTTGAACTTAATATCAGAG ACTCTCCACCCAAACCCAAGTTAACCacagagaaggtggaggtgatggaggggacctctgtgagtttgagctgctctgctgcagccccctgtcccaaactccccccAAATCTGACATGgacccccaggctgagtgacagTGTGGATCAACTGCAAGAGAATGAGGATAAAAccacatctgtgtcttctgttcTGACCTTCACTGCTTCCCACCTCCACCATGGGCAGAATATCACCTGCAGGGCACTTTACACACTGCAACAAGGAGGCAATCAGAGGATGTCTGAGGCCAGTCTGACTCTCGAAGTCCAAT atcctcctaagaagacctcagtgtcagtcagtccctctggttcagtgttagagggcagctcagtgactctgacctgcagcagtaaagccagcccaccagtgcagaactaCACCTGGTATAGAGTGAATGGGCCAGAGATGAACACTGTAGGAACTGGACAGAATCTCACCTTCAATGTGACTGAGTCCAGTGGCAGtgaacagtactactgtgaagcACAGAATGAACATGGCAAGGAGAACTCGACAACTGTGCAGCTGGGAGTTGATTGTAGGTTTGCCATTATGTCAATTATAtgttcatttgaatgttttgtgaaatatattttctttctattattataa